Proteins encoded by one window of Prosthecobacter vanneervenii:
- a CDS encoding MlaD family protein: protein MKNKQDATVATLVILCSLMLLGALIFSISGDPWRKPHLRFSVDFADVTGIRRNTSVLYAGDKIGMVESIEHLAPEARILPGNTVRVHIEVFKPAPIPAKLKIIVSAESILGEKHIALVRLDDESGLLADGTHLTSSSLGSLLEVMMPGGDAIFANIREITADLKRITSPLGHSNASQNISDSLANIESFTQQLKNTFAGDGKTPGFGQKINAVADKLEDTATGIQELVKGPKDSPEKGLTNRAGAILANLEGFSKELNQTFAGTPDGKPGLKSRIEEITTDLHKILAGGENASGPGLEKNLDTTMRKINTLVEEMDAFVVWGEYITGTLAEKPSRLIFGSKENEVPTKEQIIEHMRRTNTPYPVRIKELESKSKTPAPSPMPPENSSPEEKKKGLLKLFKKP from the coding sequence AACCCCACCTGCGCTTCTCCGTCGATTTCGCCGACGTCACCGGCATCCGCCGCAATACCAGCGTGCTCTACGCCGGAGATAAAATCGGCATGGTCGAGAGCATCGAGCATCTCGCCCCGGAGGCCCGTATCCTTCCGGGCAACACCGTGCGTGTTCACATCGAAGTTTTCAAACCCGCTCCGATTCCCGCCAAGCTCAAGATCATCGTCAGCGCCGAATCCATCCTCGGCGAAAAGCACATCGCCTTGGTTCGCCTCGACGATGAATCCGGCCTCCTCGCCGACGGCACACACCTGACCTCCTCCAGCCTCGGCAGTCTGCTGGAGGTGATGATGCCCGGCGGCGACGCCATCTTTGCCAACATCCGCGAGATCACCGCCGACCTCAAACGCATCACCAGCCCTCTAGGCCACAGCAACGCCTCCCAAAACATCTCCGACTCCCTCGCCAACATCGAGTCCTTCACTCAGCAGCTCAAAAACACCTTCGCAGGCGATGGCAAAACCCCCGGCTTTGGCCAGAAAATCAATGCCGTGGCAGACAAGCTCGAAGACACCGCCACCGGCATTCAGGAACTCGTGAAAGGCCCAAAGGACTCTCCTGAAAAAGGACTGACCAACCGCGCCGGCGCCATCCTTGCCAATCTGGAAGGCTTTTCCAAGGAGCTGAACCAGACCTTTGCCGGCACCCCTGATGGCAAGCCCGGCCTGAAGTCCCGCATCGAAGAAATCACCACCGATCTTCACAAGATTCTCGCCGGTGGCGAAAACGCCTCAGGCCCCGGCCTGGAAAAAAATCTCGACACCACCATGCGCAAGATCAACACCCTCGTGGAGGAGATGGATGCCTTCGTCGTCTGGGGCGAGTACATCACCGGCACCCTCGCGGAAAAGCCCAGCCGCCTCATCTTTGGCAGCAAGGAAAACGAGGTTCCCACCAAGGAACAGATCATCGAGCACATGCGGCGCACCAATACCCCCTACCCTGTGCGTATCAAAGAGCTCGAATCCAAGTCTAAAACTCCCGCCCCGTCTCCCATGCCCCCTGAAAACTCCTCCCCCGAGGAAAAGAAAAAAGGCCTTCTCAAGCTCTTCAAAAAGCCGTGA